One genomic segment of Rhabdothermincola salaria includes these proteins:
- a CDS encoding CAP domain-containing protein — protein MRAAATPRQRSVPGRLVALALLVVLLVLATTFAPSGTPGPAPAHAGSGDVGQYLGLLNQARARAGVAPLTLDGELSGTAQGWAGQLASWGRLQHASDLSIGVSQPWVKLGENVGRGPSTGVIFDAFLASPTHYRNIVDGSFTRVGIGVVWSGDTQYVTHRFLAPGGGRPPAPPPPPPPPSPPPSPSPATGGESNGGSGAGTTASAGAPATAEEPPPPPPPGPGDPVRAASVLDALRALDGSAARLGR, from the coding sequence ATGCGGGCAGCAGCGACACCACGACAGCGATCGGTACCGGGCCGCCTCGTCGCGCTCGCCCTGCTCGTCGTCCTCCTGGTCCTGGCCACGACGTTCGCCCCGTCCGGCACCCCTGGTCCCGCACCCGCCCACGCCGGCAGCGGCGACGTCGGCCAGTACCTCGGCCTGCTCAACCAGGCCCGGGCCCGGGCCGGCGTGGCGCCGCTGACCCTCGACGGCGAGCTCTCGGGCACGGCCCAGGGCTGGGCCGGACAGCTCGCCTCGTGGGGGCGACTCCAGCACGCCTCGGACCTGTCGATCGGGGTCAGCCAGCCCTGGGTGAAGCTGGGCGAGAACGTGGGTCGCGGCCCCAGCACCGGCGTGATCTTCGACGCCTTCCTGGCCAGCCCCACCCACTACCGCAACATCGTCGACGGCTCCTTCACCCGGGTGGGCATCGGGGTGGTGTGGTCGGGCGACACCCAGTACGTCACCCACCGCTTCCTGGCCCCGGGCGGCGGCCGACCTCCTGCACCTCCACCGCCACCTCCGCCGCCGTCACCACCGCCGTCGCCCTCGCCGGCCACGGGAGGCGAGTCGAACGGCGGCAGCGGCGCGGGGACGACCGCCTCAGCCGGAGCCCCGGCGACCGCCGAGGAACCACCACCGCCGCCGCCACCCGGTCCCGGCGACCCCGTCCGCGCCGCCTCCGTCCTCGACGCGCTGCGCGCCCTCGACGGCTCCGCCGCCAGACTGGGCCGGTGA
- a CDS encoding redox-sensing transcriptional repressor Rex: MNAGTRSLASAPVDRSRRRIPEATVARLPVYLRTLVELRDAQTATISSERLAELAGVNAAKVRKDLSYLGTYGTRGVGYDVEYLLFQMSRELGLTEDSPVAIVGMGNLGAALANYAGFGDRGFPVAALIDADPTKVGTVLGEHRIHHIDELPDLVADRKIAIGIVATPASVAQDVADRLVEAGVTSILNFAPAVVTVPTGASLRKVDLALELQILSFYRQREARATDERSDNGAARETVS; this comes from the coding sequence GTGAACGCGGGCACGAGGTCACTAGCGTCAGCCCCCGTGGACCGCTCCCGACGACGCATCCCCGAAGCCACCGTCGCCCGCCTGCCGGTCTACCTGCGCACCCTGGTCGAGCTCCGCGACGCCCAGACCGCCACCATCTCGTCGGAGCGCCTGGCCGAGCTCGCCGGCGTCAACGCCGCCAAGGTGCGCAAGGACCTCTCCTACCTGGGGACCTACGGCACCCGAGGGGTGGGCTACGACGTCGAGTACCTGCTGTTCCAGATGAGCCGAGAGCTGGGCCTCACCGAGGACTCACCCGTCGCCATCGTCGGCATGGGCAACCTCGGTGCCGCCCTGGCCAACTACGCCGGCTTCGGCGACCGCGGCTTCCCCGTCGCCGCCCTCATCGACGCCGACCCCACCAAGGTGGGCACCGTGCTCGGCGAGCACCGCATCCACCACATCGACGAGCTCCCCGATCTCGTCGCCGACCGCAAGATCGCCATCGGCATCGTGGCCACGCCCGCTTCGGTGGCCCAGGACGTCGCCGACCGCCTCGTCGAGGCCGGGGTCACGTCGATCCTCAACTTCGCCCCGGCCGTGGTCACCGTCCCCACCGGGGCCTCGCTGCGCAAGGTCGACCTGGCCCTCGAGCTGCAGATCCTGAGCTTCTACCGCCAGCGCGAGGCTCGCGCCACCGACGAGCGGTCCGACAACGGCGCCGCCCGCGAGACGGTGAGCTGA
- a CDS encoding precorrin-2 dehydrogenase/sirohydrochlorin ferrochelatase family protein encodes MPVEAPLYPVNLVVAGRRCLVVGGGPVARQKAAELVACEAVVDVVAPEVVDDLAALPLTVYRRRYESGEVAGYRLAITATDDPAVNRQVFLEGEEHGVWVNSADDPANCAFTLPSRVRQGPLLVTFATGGRSPALATWLRRRFSSEFGPEYLDLIDVLSEERARLQRDGRPTEGLDWQGALDSGMLELIREGRLAEAKERLKACLSSSSA; translated from the coding sequence ATGCCGGTCGAGGCGCCGCTCTACCCGGTGAACCTGGTGGTCGCGGGCCGGCGGTGCCTCGTCGTCGGGGGTGGCCCGGTCGCCCGGCAGAAGGCGGCCGAGCTGGTGGCCTGCGAGGCGGTCGTCGACGTCGTGGCTCCCGAGGTCGTCGACGACCTGGCCGCGCTGCCCCTCACCGTCTACCGCCGGCGCTACGAGTCGGGCGAGGTGGCCGGGTACCGCCTGGCCATCACCGCCACCGACGATCCCGCCGTCAACCGGCAGGTCTTCCTCGAGGGCGAGGAGCACGGCGTGTGGGTGAACTCGGCCGACGATCCGGCCAACTGCGCCTTCACCCTGCCCAGCCGGGTGCGTCAGGGGCCCCTCCTGGTCACCTTCGCGACGGGGGGCCGTTCACCGGCGTTGGCCACCTGGTTGCGCCGGCGATTCAGCTCGGAGTTCGGTCCGGAGTACCTGGACCTGATCGACGTGCTCTCCGAGGAGCGGGCCCGTCTGCAGCGTGACGGGCGTCCCACCGAGGGCCTCGACTGGCAGGGAGCGCTCGATTCAGGGATGCTGGAACTGATCCGCGAGGGCCGCCTCGCCGAAGCCAAGGAGCGCCTGAAGGCGTGTCTGTCGTCGTCATCGGCTTGA
- a CDS encoding AMP-binding protein translates to MNLASIVDPHPADAVALVVGDRHVTFGELRDLTGRARGGLRALGVEPGDRVAIVSGTDLLFVVTHLAVMGLGAISVPLNAASPAAALAHELRLTGASVLVAGRASAAVAGLDRESLPELEHVISADEQRWEELAAADPVDVVDRSPSDLAVLLFTSGTVGVPRPAMLTHGNLITNLDQVAEVPERLPQPGDVALGVLPLFHVFGLNVVLHLGLRTGSTVVLAPRFDPVGTLELVRRHHVTHIAGAPAMWKAWLELESAPDDALASVRVATSGAAKLPVEVAERFESRFGVHLDEGYGLTETSPVVTASTGTDSPYGSIGVPLPGIEVRLVDADGEPSLQDDPGELWVRGDNVFPGYWNDPEATARALTPDGWLRTGDLAVVDGEGHLFLVDRAKELILVSGFNVFPAEVEDVLGEHPDIEAVAVTGVPDSATGEAVKAWVVPAPGTVLDPDELREFCRRSLPRYKCPSAVHVVDALPVGLTGKVLRRALH, encoded by the coding sequence GTGAACCTGGCCTCCATCGTCGACCCCCACCCCGCCGACGCCGTCGCCCTGGTGGTGGGCGACCGTCATGTGACCTTCGGCGAGCTGCGCGACCTGACCGGTCGCGCCCGTGGAGGGCTGCGCGCCCTCGGCGTCGAGCCCGGCGACCGGGTCGCCATCGTCTCGGGCACCGACCTGCTCTTCGTCGTCACCCATCTGGCGGTCATGGGCCTGGGTGCCATCAGCGTGCCGCTCAACGCGGCGTCGCCCGCCGCGGCACTGGCCCACGAGCTGCGCCTCACCGGGGCATCGGTGCTGGTGGCCGGGCGGGCCTCGGCGGCGGTGGCCGGCCTCGACCGGGAATCGCTGCCCGAGCTCGAGCACGTCATCTCCGCCGACGAGCAGCGGTGGGAGGAGCTGGCCGCCGCCGACCCCGTGGACGTGGTCGACCGGTCCCCGTCCGACCTGGCGGTGCTGTTGTTCACCAGCGGCACGGTCGGGGTGCCGAGGCCGGCCATGCTCACCCACGGCAACCTCATCACCAACCTCGACCAGGTGGCGGAGGTCCCCGAGCGGCTGCCCCAGCCCGGCGACGTGGCGCTCGGGGTGCTCCCCTTGTTCCACGTGTTCGGTCTCAACGTGGTCCTGCACCTCGGGTTGCGCACCGGGTCGACGGTGGTGCTGGCTCCCCGGTTCGACCCCGTGGGCACGCTCGAGCTGGTGCGCCGCCACCACGTCACCCACATCGCCGGGGCGCCCGCCATGTGGAAGGCCTGGCTCGAGCTCGAGTCGGCGCCCGACGACGCGCTCGCCTCGGTGCGGGTGGCCACGTCCGGCGCCGCCAAGCTGCCCGTCGAGGTGGCCGAGCGCTTCGAGTCCCGCTTCGGCGTCCACCTCGACGAGGGCTACGGGCTCACCGAGACATCGCCCGTCGTCACCGCCTCCACCGGCACCGACTCGCCGTACGGGTCGATCGGGGTCCCGCTGCCCGGCATCGAGGTGCGCCTGGTCGACGCCGACGGCGAACCGTCCCTGCAGGACGACCCCGGCGAGCTGTGGGTCCGCGGCGACAACGTCTTCCCGGGGTACTGGAACGACCCCGAGGCCACCGCTCGGGCGCTCACCCCCGACGGGTGGCTGCGCACCGGCGACCTGGCGGTCGTCGACGGCGAGGGCCACCTCTTCCTCGTCGACCGGGCCAAGGAGCTGATCCTCGTGTCGGGGTTCAACGTCTTCCCCGCCGAGGTCGAGGACGTCCTCGGCGAGCACCCCGACATCGAGGCCGTGGCCGTGACCGGTGTGCCCGATTCCGCCACCGGCGAGGCGGTCAAGGCCTGGGTGGTGCCCGCGCCCGGCACGGTCCTCGACCCCGACGAGCTGCGCGAGTTCTGCCGCCGCTCGCTGCCCCGGTACAAGTGCCCCTCGGCGGTCCACGTGGTGGACGCCCTCCCGGTGGGGCTCACCGGCAAGGTCCTGCGGCGGGCCCTGCACTGA